The Ovis aries strain OAR_USU_Benz2616 breed Rambouillet chromosome X, ARS-UI_Ramb_v3.0, whole genome shotgun sequence genomic sequence ATTAAAAGAAATCCTTGACTATGAAAACTCAGAAATTTTCCAGAGATTTAAATTAGTTTACATCttatggtacagatgaacttatatgcaaagcagaaacagagacacagatgtagagaacaaacttatggataccaagGTGGGGGACAGGGGTGGAATGGATTGTGAGATTGGGACAGACATGTATATACTACTATGtacaaaacagataactaatgagaactgactgtatagcacagggaactctactcaatactctgtggtgacctgaatgggaaggaaatccaaaaaataggggatatatgtatacatacgggCTTCCTGGTacctcaggtggtaaagaatccgcctgcaatgtaggagacgccagttcgattcctgagtcaggaagatcccctggagaagggacaggctacccactccagtattcttggtcttccctggtggctcagacagtaaaggagctgaatgcaatgtgggagacctgggtttgatccctgagtcgggaagatcccctggaggaggccatggcaacccactctagtattcttgcctagagaatccccatggacagaggagcctggtggactgcagtccatggggttgcaaagagtcacacatgactgagcttcTAAGCATAgcacatgtatacacatagctgaatcactttgctgtacagagaaactaacgcaacattgtaaagcaactatactctaataaaacaTTAGCTtagattttagtttttaaaaactgcattacTCATATTGGCAGGAAAATATTAGTTCAACAGCAATCAAAATAAATGGTTTAGGcattaaaaacagtttttaactGAAATTGGGATTAAAAGCAAGTGTAatttttttactctatttttcctttcataatatttttaaataactgctACATAACATTATCAAAGTCCCAAGCTAGTACTTATTCGACATCACTATATTCACAATGCTACTTCACTTACTTGTTGCTTGATTCTGGGGTTCCATCTAATATAGTAATTCACCCAAAGTTCCAAGTGACGCATACTGGCAACTGGATATAACACTCGATTGATTTCCTTAGTGTAGAAGGGATTTTTGAATTTGTCTTTATTACTGTTGATCAGTGACCATAAAGAAACGGTTCTTTCTGTAACTTTCtagatgaaagagaaagtggaaaGCCTAAGTAAAAACACACCCCAGTACACAAACCATTTTTCAGGCTGCGGCGATACGGCTGAGCGTCAACTTGAATCACACATGTACATTATCCCCATAATAGCTCAAAAAGCCTCCTGTGCCTGGAGTGCTGTGCACCACTTCCCGATATTTGCATACATAATGGCTCAAGAGCCTCTGTTTCTGCCGGAAGAGAGAGGGGCAGGATGCTGTAACATTAAATGCAATTCACTGACCTAAGAAAACTATTCCTGGCTGGGAAAACATTCACGAACAGATGGGCACCATGCTCTTTTGAATTCAGCAGCAAGGAAAAATTATCACAAGATCTCactgactttttccatttttgtgtttGTTCAAACTACAAAATCTTAACCTGGGTCTACTTGACAGTTTGCATCTAGATAGTTAGGTTAATAAAACATCCAGAGGTTTAATGCATCATGCCAATATCCAGATATTTGAAACACCTGGATACCCGACTTCAGTGAAGCTTCACTTTTTCCATCTGGTACCCATCATTTCATACAGATGTTCATATCTTCACTGATTTtcaattatagtttttttttttttttttacgttctgaccataaatagaggaaaattaaAACTTGGGAAATAAAAAGGCAAGTATTAAAACTATTGAAGGCAGAACTGGAAACTCTTCCTGGTGATGAGAGGTTCAatagggaagggacatatgtacacctatggctaatttaTGGTGATATTTGACagagaacaacaaaattctgtaaagcaattatccttcaattaaaaaatatgtaattttttttttaaaaatcaagaagaaaGGACCAATAAGATAAAAGTGGAAGCTGAAAAGAACAGCTTGAAATAAGTGACTGAAGAAATCCCTTGAACATACAGATTTTGTGAATGTGAATAGCAATAACAGCAGCATAATTTTTCCTTCTTGGGATCCACCTAAAACTTCTTTTGACCCTTTTGGATGCCACAATctacactactgctgctgctgctaagtcacttcagtcgtgtccgactctgtgcgacctcatagacgacagcccaccaggctcccccgtccctgggattctccaggcaagaacactggagtgggttgccatttccttctccaatgcatgaaagtgaagtcactcagtcgtgtccaactcttagcaaccccatggactgaagcctaccaggctcctgtgtccatgggattttccaggcaagagtaaaggactgggctgccattgctttctccaccaCAATCTACACTGCCTTGTCTTTATTTgcatgcttgtttttatttttatacatgcaCACAGTTGACTTAAAGTCAAACAGCTAGACAAGGTTTGTTATGGAAAAAGCAGTCTCTCACCTTTCTCCCCCAAACAActgtgtttgactttttaaatgtatctggTTATTTGGTACTTACCTCCACATCTTGGAGAAAACTATCCTCTTGCTACTTGTTGACTACACATTTACAGGCATTGACTCTTGGCACTGTCACAGGGAGAACGGCTCCCACCCCACGCTGCTGTGCTCACACCCTCTGCCCTGCCTGGGAACCCCCAATATATACTGTAGCTTTGATGAGATCCATGTTTAGGGTTTAGATTGCTATGACTCAGCAAATCCTGAGGTCCCTCTTCTTGGGCTAGTcactttctccagagaagattctttctgttttttaaaagttcagtgtagttcatataccataaaattcatcattttagTCTACAGTGGTAGGCTTTTAGTACTTTCTTCGTGGTGTGCAACCACCACCTCTGTCAAGTGCTAAGACATTTTCATCATGCCCAAAGGAAGGCCAGTACACACTAAGAAGGAACTCCCCATGCTCCCCTCCCTCAGGCCCCTGTCAACCACtagtctgctttctgtttctatggactTGATTTTCTAGACATTTCAGATAAATGTAATCATATCGTATGTGCCTttttatgtctgactcctttcaGTAAGCATATTTTCAAGGGTCATCCTTTTGTGATGTGGGTGAGAACTCCATTCCTTCtgatggctggataatattccattgaatgcAGAGACCACATTTAGTTTGTCTGTTCATCAGCTGACGGCTGATGAGGTTGTTGAGGCCTTTTAGCTATTATGAGTAGGGCTGCCCTGCACTAAGTTTTTGCCTTACCCCTGTTTTCCTCCCTCTTGGGTACATACCCGGGAGTAGAAATGCTGGCTCTCATGATATTTTACACCCCCACCAGCAACATCCAAgggttccttctctctccttccttgccAACAGAGAAGGCTCCTACCTGAAAGATAAGGACCTGCTGCCAGGATGTAAGGAGtcagcaggggacatgggtggAGGCCCTCGCAAGCCAGCTGTTCCATTCACTCAACCCCTGATGACACCTGGAGACCTACCACTCTTTTTCGAGAAGAAACCTCTGTCCTCAACTCCAGAGATGGGTGGGGGTGATCCAGGAAAGCTGCCTGCTTATTCTAAACACACCTTCAGGGTATCTCATCCCTCCCCCTTTGCCCCAGAAGCCCTGAGTCATCTGGGGTTCCTGCGATGCAAAGTGGACTGGTTCTTGCCTTCCCTACTGCTGGTATGAGATTCTCAAGTGAAGTTATTTCCCACTTATCTACTATCTTTCCAGCTTCCAAGTTTGTTGCTGTGTCTCCTTTCTTATTTCCCCCTGTTCTTGTGGgttaataccttttaaaaattttcccttaCTGACATTTTTATGGCGTTTTGGGAGGGTGACCTTGCACGCCTTTAATAGCCATGCTTACtccaatagccaagatatgtaagccacctaagtgtctatcaacaggtgaatgggcAAATAAGATGTGCcatgtatatacaatggactactactcagccataaagaatcaaGTGCTGTcaattgcagcaacatggctgaACCTGGAGGGGATGATTATGTTTagtgaagtgagaaagagaaatactgtatgttttcacttatatgaagaatctaTAATACAAGTGAAGAAATGTAGtaacacagaaacagactcaccaaTATAGAGAACATACTAGTGATTactagtggggagagggaaggtgggaggggcagtACAAAGGTAGGGGAGTAACAGGTACAAactaaataagctacaaggatatatagcattgggaaatatagccattatttcataataactttaatgagctgaagctgaaataccaatactttggccacctgatgcaaagaactgactcatttgaaaagaccctgatgctgggaaagactgaaggcgggaggagaaggggacaactgaggatgagatggttggatggcatcaccaactcaatggacatgagtttgagtaagctctgggagttggtgatggacagggaagcctggtggaccccatgctgcagtccatggggtcgcaaagagtcagatacgactgagcagctgaactgaactgaaccttaaatggagtataacctataaaactattgaatcactgtgttacATACTGAAACTTACATAgtattgtaaatcatctatacctCAACAAAAAAATTCTTACTCTCTGAGGGAAAAGTCAACATCTTACTCATGAAGGCCATACCACAAACTCAATAACCTCTGGTTGAAGTGAAAAAGCGTGAGGTACAAAATGAGACACTCTGCATTCACCACAAGCCAAGCTATCAAATTCTTTGTATTTCATGGCAGACTAGACACATTTTGGTGACCCTTTAACTAAAAAGATGAGCATTTTTCACTCACCTGTTTCTCGCGAGCAGATTCACAGTTGTATAAGAACGTACCAAAGCGGCAGCTATACAAATGATCCAAAATTGTAATCAAAAACCGTTCATTGAATTCGAAAGCTGTAGGGAACTAGACAGAAACAAATGGGTAAGGAACACATGAAAACCTGAGGCTGATCTCATAGAGCTCAGAAGAGGTGCATAATTGTTCTGGGGGGACAGCTGAGGCTGAGGTCTGCAGCGCCCTACGGCTCATCTGTTGGTGCTCTGCCCAGGGCTGGAGAGCATAAATGAGCATCAAGTAAAGGAATAATGAGTCAAAAAGGGAAAACAAGCCCATTTTCTGGGTTCTCCTGAGCGTACAGGATATTTGAggtgatttacttatttatagcAGTCTAAGGGAGCAGACATGCCCATACACAAACACCAGCATAGGATAAATTGGAAAAGATGGCTGGTGGTTTCAATTGTACTGCTTTTCCATTAGCAGAGAGAGTGtagttaaatattaaattttaaaaactttattatgaaaaattccaGTCAATATAAATAGTAGTGAGGATTTAAAAAGTGAACCCCATGTACCCATCACCTGGTGTCCAGAATTATTTGCACATGGCCAAACTTGTTGTATCTCTAACTCTACCCTGTGTTACTCTGACACAAATCCCAGATATTGTATAAGATATTTAAAGATGAAGTCAAATGTATTTTCATCCAATGTATCTCTTACCTGCTTTGACATCTGCCATACACAATCAATAAATTGGAGAAAAATAGGAGATCGGTCAGCATCGGCGTGGTTTTTATCACCATGACCTATTCTCTGAAAGGAATTGatgatttgttttaaaactgaGAAAGGTATAACCCACAAAATGTGACAGTTACAACTCAGTAATCTGCCTTCCAAACACCAAGCTTCTCAGAGAGTGAATAGTATTTTTCCCCATggcaataaagaaaataatgtaaggTTTCAAAACAATGGAAATTAGGGAGataaatttctataaaatatcaaTACAAACTGAGAAAGCATCATGATCCTACGTGAGCATTACAACTATTTTATCCGATCAGAATTTTGTGCAGCTGCAAGTAGACTGGAGCAGATCACCTTGCAAACTGTTACCAGTTGCTAAGGGACCAATCTGAAAGTTTCAAATCTTGAAACCATATCCAAAAGGGTAtgattattataattaaaaaattcttcttAAAAAAGTTCTTTCTCGAAAACAAGTCAAAAACTTCACCATTAACAATGATTCTTTCTACTTAACAATGCTGTTCACAGTACTTACTTGTTCAAAATACTTATTCAAAAGGTGTCTGGAAACCAGACCTGCAAACAGACATTTTAATAGGTTCTCCTGGTCTTCAAAATATCTATCAGAAAATAGCAAAAGCCTCAACAAAAAGTCTAGCATATCTACAAATATTTGGCTCTAGTAGTTATAACATTAGTTGAGAAAGGAGTATCTTCCTTCTTTTGTACAATTTCAACTGAAACACTTTCCATATCACTTTCAAGTGAAACTGTAAATGGCACAGATGGATGAACATGTCTCCTGAAAAGACTGGCTAAACCCAAAGCGCCACATATTTTCAAACCTGCAGAGTGTTTTTTTTATAATACtactcagattttctttttaaaaggaaatcacTGGTTTCacaaactagtttttttttttaaatcccaggtGGTAATGaccagataatttaaaaattagttttgttTACTTACAGATGCGAATTTATGTCCAAAACTGATCCATTCTTTTTGGACCAATATTTCAAAGCCCTCGATGCTCCGGTAGAAGCTGTCCAACATCAGCATGGCCAGGGACGTCAGCTGGGCTGTCCTGTCCCAACCATCACTGCAGTGCACCACCACCGAGCTCTTCCCCGAGGAAACCTTGTCTGCGACCTGGATGGCTCCCGTCAAAACAAGCTGGCAAAGAAAAACATGCAAGTAAATGGCCAGCTGGAAGGGACTGCTTAAATTTGAACTTAAAGCCTTTAACCCTAGTAAAAAGTCCTGCTTTAAAATAACTCTTAACGTCTAGAACGGAAAAGGTTCTGAAAATGGAAGGCCAGGAACTACAAGGTTTGTTGCTTTTCCTCTGCAGAAACTAATTTCaaagacaaagtgaaagtgaaaagtgttagtcactcagtcgtgtccaactctttgtgactccatggcctaGAGCCCGCCAGACTGCCCTGTccgtgaattctccaggcaagactattggaatgggttgccattcccttctccatgggatcttcctgaccctgggatcaaacccacgtctcccacactacaggcatattcttcaccaccaaggaaactgaggtaagtaggtattaaaaaataagacaaacagACACAAAGCCAAACTACATGTCAAACCTTCTTTCACACATATGATTATACAAGTTCACTAGGGCTATTGTAATAGTGTTACACAGACTGGGGgcttaaatgacagaaatgtatCATCTCTTAggtctggaagctagaagtccaagatcaaggtgtgggcagggccatgttccctctgaaggctctagggaagGACCTGTTCCAGGCTTGTCTCGAAGTTTCTGGTAGTTCCTGCCTTCTGGCAGCATAATTCCGATCTTCAGATGGTATCTTTCTGAGCATGTCTCTGTGTCGAAACTCCCCTTTTCATAAGGACACCAGCCTTATCGAATTAAGGGTCCACACTACCCCAGTATGAACCTGTCATAACCAATCACATCTACAATGACCCTCTTTCCAAATGAGGTCACACCCTAAGGTACTGGGGGTCAGGGTATCAACATATAAACTTTGGGAGAACACAAACGCATATAtaagctccccaaccagggatcaaacctgcaccctctgcagtggaagcacagaccccctaaccactggaccacaagcgAAGTCCCTTGTTTGTTTACAGAAATAAATTGAAGTTTCTAAAGTTGTTAGTTTCCTCACATAGTTTCAAGTTCTTTTAAAAGAATGGAGGTTTTTGATGCCTCTATCAAGACGAAGGATTGACTATAATAAAAACACGAAACTCATTCTTTAAATTAAGTCCACTGAGATTAGTTTTAATAAAAACGATGGCTCCAGGTTCTTGAAGGTCATATGCAGTAATGGTTACATAAACCTGGGGGAAAGGCTCAACTACTCGCTATTGATGAGTTGGAAAGTGACATCTCCACAAACTCTCAAGAATATCTTTACTTTGGGTAAGCAAATtgtaaagaaacacaaactgtCGGCCCTATACGacaaatattctttttctcactgttcaattttttttttcaatttaaggaATTAAAACAATTTCCTGTTTCACtgaacaattattttctttttatatatatacatctttttttcAAAACTTATACTTGCCTTGATATGTTCCAGCCAATGAGTAGATTCCAAACTGGACAACCAATGAGATTCTTCCACATTAGGATAAACAATGTCTTTGACTTTTTTCAAAGATTCCCGCATAACATGAATGTTATGAATGTCTAAGAAGAAAAGTTCGGCGTTATGATACACATCATCACTTTCATATCCTCCTCCTGTTGCCTAAGAAACAAGATATACAAAACAGTAAGttgggttttctatttcttccattaCTTAGACAAATATTTCAAAGGTTATTAGTCCTCCAAATCTTAACCTAAAACTTTGTAACTTTGATTAAATAATTGATGTGACTCGACTTCCTATCTGACACTAGGCCTCAACAATATTAGTCACACTCTGAGCTGGAAAAAAATGATGGGGAGCTGGCAATTTCTTGGGAATCTGTATTTGcaagaaaaaatcattttcaaaatgttccCTAATTACTAGCTCTTCTTCTGGATCTGGAAAGGCAAGAGCTGGTTCTGAATGGTTCTCATCTTCTATCTGATTTTAACAGTACTCCAAGGGCAGGCTCACATGGGACACGATGAGCTAGAGGAAAAAGACAGGCTTTAGAGACAGACCCAGGTGGATAACTCAGCTTCAGCCCCTCTTTGCTGTGCAACCTGTGGCAaagcacttaacctctctgagcctcaatgtTGTCTCTTGAAGAACAGGAGATACTACTACTGAGGTCTCCTAAGATTAAAAGGAGCTGGGCTCTATAACAGCTAACACCACCCACCATTTAATGAGCCTCTCTGACATCCCAGATATGGTGATTCTTGCTTTACATCATTGTACCTAATTGTTACAACAATGCTACAAGACAGGTATTACTATCTCaattttgcaaatgaaaacaGATGCTATTTAACTACCCCCAAAGTCAGAGGTAAGCAGTAGAATTTAAGTCATCTGATTTCAAAGCCTGAACCTTTTCTAGTGTCCTGTGACTGTCCAGGTGCTATGCAAAAACATCAGGGATAGTGCTGCACATGGTTGGTCCTCGAAGGACAAAAGGTTTCAAGAGGAGATGAGATGGCCGCCACCTGCCATAGTGCCTGCCAGCATCAACCTGTCAGGGTGGGCGTCACTTCCCCTTCACAGGGTCGTGAAGATGCCTGTTTTccacaaagacaaaaagaaatgctACAATTTTGTTTAGGAACTTTGCTGATTTCTGCTCAATGTTTGAAAATGCCATGGAACACATGGCCCCTGGCCTTTAAAGAAAAGGTTAAATCATTCAGGAACCtgtgaagaaagcaagaaaaaatggAAGGATGCCAATTAACATCATAAAAACATATGAATATGTAAACTCACAAGGTAAGTAAACAGTCAAAGCCGAGGACAGACAAACCACATGCCTGCCACTGCCACAGAAAacctcttctctttttatttacaaCAATTTGTAGCTCAGGACAGAAGGGCCAATACATCCTACAGTTCTTTCCCAGGGTTAGTCACAGAGAAGGTTTCCTGCAGTAGAAGTAAGGCTACCTACCACTTGAACTTCAAATCTGGAGACCTATGTACAAGCCAGAGGCCTTGATCTCCACAGACTCCAGGTGAGAAATTGTTATTTACTTAAATAGTAATGTGTTTTTAAAGCTTGCTACAAATAGCATCAGTAGTAGATAACAAATATTcactttgttgtttttaaatagctATCAGCTAACGAATATACACGCACATGGGTCACATTTCAGGGAATAAAACCTTGTAGCTGCAATCAGAGGTCACAACAGGAGTATGCCTGTTCCACTGTGAACTAGCTCTGCAAGCCTCTCACACAACGACACACATCACCTTCCCATGGACACGTGGCATGTGGTTTGTAAACACTTACTGATTTTTCAAAGACATTCCGAATGCTGGAGTTccttttttaaataactgaagaTGATACACAGAAAAAGTAATAATTCATTGCCAAAGTTTCTGCCAAAACAGACATTAATACAGCCCCACTTTAATTCATCACAGGGTGCTGAATCTTGTCTGcctctgggttttgtttgtttaatttaaaatgctTGTTACATCTGGGGTTGTAAATTTCTAAATATCCATAAGGGCAGAACAATTAGGTTCAAAGAGAAGTCAGAAGGGTAAAAATCTATTAGTCAAGCACAGATTGAGTTACCAAAAGTTCAAAATCTCCAATTCAGATTagttttgaagttttcttttcagttctcCTCAACAGAAAAGAACAACCCAAGTTACCTAGTACAACATGCAGACTGTTGCCATGGATACAGATGGCTAGAAAGACACAGCTGAGAGAGGAGGGGACCCTGAATGTGGTTTTTAAAGACTGATGCACAGATTTTTCAAGCCTAGGGTTTTTTTCCCataatattttccttcctttcattcctAAACAGACTAGACACACAGGCAAATTTCCTGAGTCTTAAAAAGGCATTCAATAATTCTACTGCTACAAAAATGAGCTTTAGAGTTAATATGATAAAGGTattcattttatgcattttatatacCTTAAAATATCTGTTCTAAATACCTCATTTTAATGTTATATCATATCTGTTTCAGGCTAAATGTATACATGGAAATACTTCATTTTATGCATGTATTCAACTCTGAATTATACATGAAAGATAGCAGAAATATAAAGGTAAGGATAATACAAAAAGATATTCATATGTGGGCTGAATTTACtaaacattttcttctaattCCTAATCTACTGATTGATTTCACTGCATGATTGCTTTATGGataatttcaaaatcattttcattaCCTAAACCCAAATCAACAGCAGTAACAAACAGCTGGTCCAAAAATACACGAGGGGCAAGGGGCTCCCCAGGAGTAAAGGTGTCAGGTGCACGATCTATGAGCAAATAATTGTGAATGGCGCTCCATACACACGCCCATGTAGAGAGACATTACAGGGTTTGTTTAGGAAACGACCACATCTAGGTGAGTTGCTTCAGGACTTGTTTTGCTTTCAGGCTCTTGCCTTATGCTTTCAATAATGCAAGATGCCAGGTAAACGACTTCGGGATAAGCAAAATATCCAAGATGATGAAATGTAAGCCTACATCTGACCAGCAGCAATAAATCTGAAAGTTGGGATGGGGCAGGCCCACTGTGAACATGTATAAGTGACAACTGgcaatgaaaaaaggaaaaaaaaaagttgaaactgAATGTCAAAGGTATTTCTGAGTCTGGGACCATGTCGTGCAGGGGCAAACAGCCTTCGCAGCAGCTGCTGAGGGGCCCTTGCAGGCAACACTGCCTTATCACTTTACTGTAGGTGCACTCAGCATACTCTGCGTAAGAAGGCCAAGGAAACCCCAGAGAAAGAGTTATCTGAAAACATtgacaccagggcttcccaggtggcactagtggtaagaacctgcctgccaatgcaggagacataaaagacccagggttccatccctgggttgggaagatcccctggagcagggcacagtgacccacttcagtaatctcacctggcgaatcccatggacagaggagcctggcaggctagagtccatacagtcacaaagagtcagacacgactgaagtgacttggtacGCATGCACAAATAACTGTAAAATTCATATACATGGAGCTCCTCATTTCTTGGATTATCTCATATAATTGAGAACACACATTTCTGAGTATAGAGACAAGACTGCTTAGATAAAGCTACAAATTTAGGATTTTAACAATTACAGCTTCTCACAATCCCCACAGATGCCTCCCTAGTGTATACACTGAGAATGACATAGTGTTGACATTGAGGATGACCGTCAAAAGCCTAAAGGGCTCCAAAGAGATTCTAATACATGCCTGAGATCTCAGCCAAAACTCAAGTTCATTACAGCTCTAGACTTGCCTAGTTTATCAAAAGttgattttcatttgatttttctttatgtgtaccatttttaaggtcttttttgaatttgttatagtattgtttctattttatgttttggtttttggccatgaggcatatgAGATCCCaggtccctgactggggatcaaacccacaccctctgcattggaaggcgaggtctcaaccactggaccaccagggcagcccccttCATTTGATTTTAAGGAAATCAACTTTTCATATATGTTATGATTAAAACTACTTTCTACCTTAGTGAACTCATTTCCTGATCTAAGCAAAGTTTAATGAATTTAAATCCACATGTTGACAGCTCATGACAACAACATTCATGTAAAACACTGCACTCTGTATATAAGGTAGAACCACGTCATGAAATACACTCACCTTGTTTGCCACTGCATTGACATTGGGTCTTGCATCATAGATCGTGAGTTTGTTAACTTGTCTGTTTGTCTCCCTGATGACGTCGAGATATCTCTCATCCTCTTTATTTCGTTTACCACTCATACCAACAAGAGGCTGACTGCAACGCACAATGACGGTCTTGTTTTCGGGATGGATCCACGACAGCACCTACGGTTGGTTCAGAAATTTTAAACCATCAAGAAAACAACTAAATCTCaattaaaaccataaaaaaaagaGAGCCCTAACAATCATGATGAAGTGAAACTGATTTTGCCAAAACAGGATGTTTGTTCACCTCTGATTTCCCTGTGTGCCCAGAAACACATGTTTAACCGTTAGGACGATTCAGAGCCAATGAGAACAACTAATTGCTTGACTAGTCTTTTCTCAATTTGCACCACATCTAAAAATGTTAAATGCTAACCTAAAAATAGTTACATCACTTGAAATAGAAAGCTTCAGACATTTTATTTTAGTCTTGCAGCTTGCACCGGATTTGTCATCACCCAGAAACAATTTCAGTAAAAGGTGAGAGGtaaaggaaaccagccctggTCCTGTCTCTATAATCTCATGTCTGCAAGTCATTTTCCCAATAGTCT encodes the following:
- the MTM1 gene encoding myotubularin isoform X3; translation: MSLLRGLLGMELIGMWENLFLDCQERFALLDSALILDVPLGVISRIEKMGGATSRGENSYGLDITCKDLRNLRFALKQEGHSRRDMFEILTRYAFPLAHSLPIFAFLNEEKFNVDGWTVYNPVEEYRRQGLPNHHWRITFINKCYKLCDTYPALLVVPYRASDEDLRRVATFRSRNRIPVLSWIHPENKTVIVRCSQPLVGMSGKRNKEDERYLDVIRETNRQVNKLTIYDARPNVNAVANKATGGGYESDDVYHNAELFFLDIHNIHVMRESLKKVKDIVYPNVEESHWLSSLESTHWLEHIKLVLTGAIQVADKVSSGKSSVVVHCSDGWDRTAQLTSLAMLMLDSFYRSIEGFEILVQKEWISFGHKFASRIGHGDKNHADADRSPIFLQFIDCVWQMSKQFPTAFEFNERFLITILDHLYSCRFGTFLYNCESAREKQKVTERTVSLWSLINSNKDKFKNPFYTKEINRVLYPVASMRHLELWVNYYIRWNPRIKQQQPNPVEQRYMELLALRDEYIKRLDELQLANSAKLSDPSASPSSPSQMMPHVQTHF
- the MTM1 gene encoding myotubularin isoform X4 — protein: MSLLRGLLGMELIGMWENLFLDCQERFALLDSALILDVPLGVISRIEKMGGATSRGENSYGLDITCKDLRNLRFALKQEGHSRRDMFEILTRYAFPLAHSLPIFAFLNEEKFNVDGWTVYNPVEEYRRQGLPNHHWRITFINKCYKLCDTYPALLVVPYRASDEDLRRVATFRSRNRIPVLSWIHPENKTVIVRCSQPLVGMSGKRNKEDERYLDVIRETNRQVNKLTIYDARPNVNAVANKATGGGYESDDVYHNAELFFLDIHNIHVMRESLKKVKDIVYPNVEESHWLSSLESTHWLEHIKLVLTGAIQVADKVSSGKSSVVVHCSDGWDRTAQLTSLAMLMLDSFYRSIEGFEILVQKEWISFGHKFASRIGHGDKNHADADRSPIFLQFIDCVWQMSKQFPTAFEFNERFLITILDHLYSCRFGTFLYNCESAREKQKVTERTVSLWSLINSNKDKFKNPFYTKEINRVLYPVASMRHLELWVNYYIRWNPRIKQQPNPVEQRYMELLALRDEYIKRLDELQLANSAKLSDPSASPSSPSQMMPHVQTHF
- the MTM1 gene encoding myotubularin isoform X2; translated protein: MASAPTSKYNSHSLENESIKRTSRDGVNRDVGEPLPRLPGEIRITDKEVIYICPFNGPIKGRVYITNYRLYLRSLETDSALILDVPLGVISRIEKMGGATSRGENSYGLDITCKDLRNLRFALKQEGHSRRDMFEILTRYAFPLAHSLPIFAFLNEEKFNVDGWTVYNPVEEYRRQGLPNHHWRITFINKCYKLCDTYPALLVVPYRASDEDLRRVATFRSRNRIPVLSWIHPENKTVIVRCSQPLVGMSGKRNKEDERYLDVIRETNRQVNKLTIYDARPNVNAVANKATGGGYESDDVYHNAELFFLDIHNIHVMRESLKKVKDIVYPNVEESHWLSSLESTHWLEHIKLVLTGAIQVADKVSSGKSSVVVHCSDGWDRTAQLTSLAMLMLDSFYRSIEGFEILVQKEWISFGHKFASRIGHGDKNHADADRSPIFLQFIDCVWQMSKQFPTAFEFNERFLITILDHLYSCRFGTFLYNCESAREKQKVTERTVSLWSLINSNKDKFKNPFYTKEINRVLYPVASMRHLELWVNYYIRWNPRIKQQPNPVEQRYMELLALRDEYIKRLDELQLANSAKLSDPSASPSSPSQMMPHVQTHF
- the MTM1 gene encoding myotubularin isoform X1, producing the protein MASAPTSKYNSHSLENESIKRTSRDGVNRDVGEPLPRLPGEIRITDKEVIYICPFNGPIKGRVYITNYRLYLRSLETDSALILDVPLGVISRIEKMGGATSRGENSYGLDITCKDLRNLRFALKQEGHSRRDMFEILTRYAFPLAHSLPIFAFLNEEKFNVDGWTVYNPVEEYRRQGLPNHHWRITFINKCYKLCDTYPALLVVPYRASDEDLRRVATFRSRNRIPVLSWIHPENKTVIVRCSQPLVGMSGKRNKEDERYLDVIRETNRQVNKLTIYDARPNVNAVANKATGGGYESDDVYHNAELFFLDIHNIHVMRESLKKVKDIVYPNVEESHWLSSLESTHWLEHIKLVLTGAIQVADKVSSGKSSVVVHCSDGWDRTAQLTSLAMLMLDSFYRSIEGFEILVQKEWISFGHKFASRIGHGDKNHADADRSPIFLQFIDCVWQMSKQFPTAFEFNERFLITILDHLYSCRFGTFLYNCESAREKQKVTERTVSLWSLINSNKDKFKNPFYTKEINRVLYPVASMRHLELWVNYYIRWNPRIKQQQPNPVEQRYMELLALRDEYIKRLDELQLANSAKLSDPSASPSSPSQMMPHVQTHF